A section of the Amblyomma americanum isolate KBUSLIRL-KWMA chromosome 2, ASM5285725v1, whole genome shotgun sequence genome encodes:
- the LOC144121025 gene encoding cytochrome P450 3A41-like isoform X2 has product MYSSATSAMLYAFSGLLVLLLSFVFWWVRKTFTFWNDKGIVHHTFWQYMRFAFDIYTKPLSEVVARNYNRYGRVYGSYQGIVPTLVVGDTNILREVLVSKFKYFSDRTASQRIGSDVWRKSILNLSGDEWKKARGIFTPTLTATQLKTIAQKIITIAEKMTSRVQKAASRNEPVNVSELFDHTSLDSTAALNYSVDLDSKNDIDHPLMKCLEAIFGNMAGWKLLMLFLMPSVYKILQPDYPPKSSTDIFKAFVSHLIEERKSKNKKEDDFLQVFIDADYDWDISDGDKTSDAEKRRMSLDEITAQGIVFFIAGVESVSMTTTFTAYFLALHPECQENAICEIDRVVSEKGFTYDALQEMYYLEASIKEAMRLTSPDPVIMRLCTEETTVAGIRFTPGMNVDIPLAGIHLDPEYFPDPNKFNPERFLPENKDCVRPFTYMPFGAGPRNCVGVRLALLQAKAYLACLLRCVKLEVCPETMVPLKYKPSRLFPFTDGPVILRAVPRHPHANGTATSS; this is encoded by the exons ATGTATTCTTCAGCGACTTCGGCCATGTTGTACGCCTTCTCTGGGCTGTTGGTGCTCCTGCTGTCATTCGTCTTCTG GTGGGTGCGAAAGACCTTCACCTTCTGGAATGACAAGGGCATCGTGCATCACACTTTCTGGCAGTATATGCGCTTTGCCTTCGACATCTATACCAAG CCCCTCAGCGAAGTTGTGGCTCGCAACTACAACCGCTACGGCCGTGTTTATGG GTCTTACCAAGGAATAGTGCCAACGCTGGTAGTCGGAGACACCAACATTCTACGTGAGGTTCTTGTGTCGAAGTTCAAGTACTTCTCCGACAGGACG GCCTCTCAGCGCATTGGGAGCGATGTGTGGCGCAAGTCCATACTCAACCTTTCGGGCGACGAATGGAAGAAGGCTCGAGGCATCTTCACGCCCACTCTTACCGCGACTCAGCTGAAGACG ATCGCCCAAAAAATTATAACTATCGCCGAAAAAATGACCTCCCGAGTGCAAAAGGCAGCGTCCAGAAATGAACCGGTGAACGTAAGCGA GCTGTTCGATCACACGTCTCTGGACTCTACAGCGGCTTTGAACTACAGCGTCGACCTGGACAGCAAGAACGACATAGACCACCCGCTGATGAAATGTCTGGAAGCGATTTTTGGCAACATGGCTGGGTGGAAGCTTCTTATGTTAT TTCTTATGCCGAGTGTCTACAAGATTCTGCAGCCGGACTACCCTCCAAAATCGAGCACCGATATCTTTAAGGCGTTCGTTTCACACCTGattgaagaaaggaaatcaaAGAACAAG AAAGAAGACGACTTCCTGCAGGTGTTCATAGATGCGGACTACGACTGGGATATTTCTGACGGCGACAAAACAAGCGATGCCGAGAAGCGAA GGATGTCACTAGACGAAATAACAGCCCAAGGGATTGTGTTCTTCATTGCCGGCGTGGAAAGCGTCTCGATGACGACGACCTTCACTGCCTACTTCCTGGCTCTTCATCCGGAATGCCAAGAGAACGCCATCTGTGAAATAGACAGAGTGGTTTCCGAG aagGGATTCACATACGATGCTCTACAGGAGATGTATTACCTGGAGGCTTCAATCAAAGAGGCGATGCGCCTCACATCGCCGGATCCAGT AATCATGCGTCTCTGCACAGAGGAGACGACAGTCGCCGGCATCCGCTTCACACCGGGCATGAATGTGGATATTCCTCTGGCGGGAATTCATCTCGATCCGGAGTACTTTCCTGATCCGAACAAGTTTAATCCCGAGAG GTTTCTGCCGGAAAACAAAGACTGCGTGCGGCCGTTCACGTACATGCCCTTCGGTGCGGGACCACGGAACTGCGTCGGCGTGCGGTTGGCCCTGCTGCAGGCCAAGGCTTACCTTGCTTGCCTGCTGCGTTGCGTGAAACTGGAGGTTTGCCCGGAGACTATG
- the LOC144121025 gene encoding cytochrome P450 3A41-like isoform X1, with protein sequence MYSSATSAMLYAFSGLLVLLLSFVFWWVRKTFTFWNDKGIVHHTFWQYMRFAFDIYTKPLSEVVARNYNRYGRVYGSYQGIVPTLVVGDTNILREVLVSKFKYFSDRTASQRIGSDVWRKSILNLSGDEWKKARGIFTPTLTATQLKTIAQKIITIAEKMTSRVQKAASRNEPVNVSELFDHTSLDSTAALNYSVDLDSKNDIDHPLMKCLEAIFGNMAGWKLLMLFLMPSVYKILQPDYPPKSSTDIFKAFVSHLIEERKSKNKKEDDFLQVFIDADYDWDISDGDKTSDAEKRRMSLDEITAQGIVFFIAGVESVSMTTTFTAYFLALHPECQENAICEIDRVVSEGFTYDALQEMYYLEASIKEAMRLTSPDPVIMRLCTEETTVAGIRFTPGMNVDIPLAGIHLDPEYFPDPNKFNPERFLPENKDCVRPFTYMPFGAGPRNCVGVRLALLQAKAYLACLLRCVKLEVCPETMVPLKYKPSRLFPFTDGPVILRAVPRHPHANGTATSS encoded by the exons ATGTATTCTTCAGCGACTTCGGCCATGTTGTACGCCTTCTCTGGGCTGTTGGTGCTCCTGCTGTCATTCGTCTTCTG GTGGGTGCGAAAGACCTTCACCTTCTGGAATGACAAGGGCATCGTGCATCACACTTTCTGGCAGTATATGCGCTTTGCCTTCGACATCTATACCAAG CCCCTCAGCGAAGTTGTGGCTCGCAACTACAACCGCTACGGCCGTGTTTATGG GTCTTACCAAGGAATAGTGCCAACGCTGGTAGTCGGAGACACCAACATTCTACGTGAGGTTCTTGTGTCGAAGTTCAAGTACTTCTCCGACAGGACG GCCTCTCAGCGCATTGGGAGCGATGTGTGGCGCAAGTCCATACTCAACCTTTCGGGCGACGAATGGAAGAAGGCTCGAGGCATCTTCACGCCCACTCTTACCGCGACTCAGCTGAAGACG ATCGCCCAAAAAATTATAACTATCGCCGAAAAAATGACCTCCCGAGTGCAAAAGGCAGCGTCCAGAAATGAACCGGTGAACGTAAGCGA GCTGTTCGATCACACGTCTCTGGACTCTACAGCGGCTTTGAACTACAGCGTCGACCTGGACAGCAAGAACGACATAGACCACCCGCTGATGAAATGTCTGGAAGCGATTTTTGGCAACATGGCTGGGTGGAAGCTTCTTATGTTAT TTCTTATGCCGAGTGTCTACAAGATTCTGCAGCCGGACTACCCTCCAAAATCGAGCACCGATATCTTTAAGGCGTTCGTTTCACACCTGattgaagaaaggaaatcaaAGAACAAG AAAGAAGACGACTTCCTGCAGGTGTTCATAGATGCGGACTACGACTGGGATATTTCTGACGGCGACAAAACAAGCGATGCCGAGAAGCGAA GGATGTCACTAGACGAAATAACAGCCCAAGGGATTGTGTTCTTCATTGCCGGCGTGGAAAGCGTCTCGATGACGACGACCTTCACTGCCTACTTCCTGGCTCTTCATCCGGAATGCCAAGAGAACGCCATCTGTGAAATAGACAGAGTGGTTTCCGAG GGATTCACATACGATGCTCTACAGGAGATGTATTACCTGGAGGCTTCAATCAAAGAGGCGATGCGCCTCACATCGCCGGATCCAGT AATCATGCGTCTCTGCACAGAGGAGACGACAGTCGCCGGCATCCGCTTCACACCGGGCATGAATGTGGATATTCCTCTGGCGGGAATTCATCTCGATCCGGAGTACTTTCCTGATCCGAACAAGTTTAATCCCGAGAG GTTTCTGCCGGAAAACAAAGACTGCGTGCGGCCGTTCACGTACATGCCCTTCGGTGCGGGACCACGGAACTGCGTCGGCGTGCGGTTGGCCCTGCTGCAGGCCAAGGCTTACCTTGCTTGCCTGCTGCGTTGCGTGAAACTGGAGGTTTGCCCGGAGACTATG